A window of Ignavibacterium sp. contains these coding sequences:
- a CDS encoding Gfo/Idh/MocA family oxidoreductase translates to MKNFAITGVGGYIAPRHLQAIKDTGNRLVAAIDPNDSVGIIDRYFPNASFFTEFERFDRHLEKLRRTNSPEKVDYISICSPNNLHDAHIRLALRVGADAICEKPLVLNPWNLDALEELEQESGKKVFTILQLRVHPSLVKLKSEIDETIKHNNKIKFNVDLNYITARGIWYDYSWKGIKEKSGGVATNIGVHFFDLLIWLFGKPVHSNVIDSKLRSVKGELELEYANVKWFLSINFNDLPDEIKKINDNNPDKQVTTYRSIKIDNKEIEFTEGFTNLHTVVYQETLAGRGFGIIDARPAIELVYKIRNEINF, encoded by the coding sequence ATGAAAAATTTTGCAATCACGGGAGTGGGTGGATATATAGCCCCGCGACATTTACAGGCAATTAAAGATACGGGCAATCGATTGGTTGCTGCAATTGACCCAAACGATAGCGTTGGTATAATTGACCGGTATTTTCCAAATGCAAGTTTCTTTACTGAATTTGAAAGATTCGACAGACATCTCGAAAAACTAAGACGAACAAATTCACCTGAGAAGGTAGATTATATCTCTATTTGTTCACCAAACAATTTACACGATGCACACATAAGACTTGCGTTAAGAGTTGGCGCAGATGCAATCTGCGAAAAGCCACTTGTTCTAAATCCATGGAATCTTGATGCACTTGAGGAGCTCGAGCAGGAATCAGGAAAAAAGGTATTTACAATTTTACAACTAAGAGTTCATCCTTCGCTGGTAAAATTAAAATCAGAGATTGATGAAACTATAAAACATAATAACAAAATCAAGTTTAATGTAGATCTCAACTATATAACAGCCCGTGGGATATGGTATGACTATTCCTGGAAAGGTATTAAAGAAAAATCAGGGGGAGTAGCTACAAATATTGGCGTACATTTCTTTGATCTACTCATTTGGTTATTCGGTAAACCGGTTCATAGCAATGTAATTGATTCCAAACTTAGGTCGGTAAAAGGAGAACTGGAGCTTGAATATGCAAATGTAAAATGGTTTCTTTCAATCAATTTTAACGATCTGCCTGATGAAATAAAAAAGATTAATGATAACAATCCTGATAAGCAGGTTACAACTTATCGCTCAATAAAAATAGACAATAAAGAAATTGAATTCACAGAAGGTTTTACTAATTTACACACTGTCGTTTATCAGGAAACCTTAGCTGGACGAGGTTTTGGGATTATTGATGCAAGACCTGCAATCGAACTTGTTTACAAAATAAGAAATGAAATTAATTTTTAA
- a CDS encoding acyltransferase, with product MESTNKNYYINQYAVVDENVEIGEGTKIWHFSHVQSGAKIGKYCVLGQNVNVGNNVVIGNYCKIQNNVSVYEGVTLEDYVFCGPSIVFTNVRDPRSKYPQVGSKFYINTLVKEGASLGANCTIVCGITIGRYAFIGAGAVVTKDVPDFALVVGNPAKLIGWVSEAGKKLHFDKDGIAFCEKSNKKYKLENNRVIEVE from the coding sequence ATGGAATCAACCAATAAAAATTATTATATCAACCAATATGCTGTTGTAGATGAAAATGTAGAAATTGGTGAGGGCACAAAAATCTGGCATTTTTCACATGTTCAGAGTGGAGCAAAAATTGGTAAATACTGTGTACTTGGACAGAACGTAAATGTCGGGAATAATGTTGTAATTGGAAACTACTGTAAGATTCAGAACAATGTCTCTGTTTACGAAGGCGTTACCCTTGAGGATTATGTATTCTGCGGACCCTCAATTGTATTTACAAATGTTCGCGACCCCAGAAGTAAATATCCTCAGGTTGGTTCTAAATTTTATATCAATACACTTGTAAAAGAAGGAGCTTCACTAGGAGCTAATTGCACGATCGTTTGCGGTATTACAATTGGTAGATACGCTTTCATTGGTGCAGGTGCAGTTGTAACAAAAGATGTTCCGGACTTTGCTCTCGTAGTTGGCAATCCCGCAAAATTAATTGGATGGGTTAGTGAAGCCGGGAAAAAACTTCACTTTGACAAAGACGGCATTGCATTTTGTGAAAAAAGTAATAAAAAATATAAACTTGAAAATAACAGAGTAATTGAAGTAGAATGA
- a CDS encoding glycosyltransferase codes for MNSDKLNSEVPKRVLMIAQSFYDYDARILRQVETLKKNNIKVEIICLNYENKPAHEKVNGVLVHRIMNKFDQNKILSYIFNSVIFLIKALLLSRQLNKRNKFDIVQIHNMPDYLVFSALYLKLKGVYIILDIHDLTIELFREKWGEIKFKLLKPLLLIGERLSVLFADELITVSNECKQVLEKRNPGKNISVIMNTPDLNYFPFNNKNYSEPNDKINLIYHGTIAERYGIHNLIYTINELVKINKNVYLTIIGNIHTEYGSKLKTLVEKLGLNHNIIFENSIPYRYVSERLKLADFGLVLPEVSDYTHYGIPTKVFEYAAIGLPQIVSKLSSIQSVFRNESICLVNPHDYDFISKKIIEIYLNTEFRKRMAQCAFEDLQKVSFEIMQQKYLNIYESIFDKNSMRKKFVEQGETYVQ; via the coding sequence ATGAACAGTGACAAATTAAATTCTGAAGTACCTAAAAGAGTCTTGATGATTGCGCAATCATTTTATGATTATGATGCAAGAATTTTAAGACAGGTAGAAACCCTAAAAAAAAATAATATAAAAGTCGAAATAATTTGCCTGAATTATGAGAATAAACCAGCACACGAAAAAGTTAACGGGGTATTGGTTCATAGAATTATGAATAAATTTGATCAGAATAAAATACTGTCCTACATTTTTAACTCAGTAATTTTCCTTATTAAAGCTCTATTATTAAGCCGTCAGTTAAATAAAAGGAATAAGTTTGATATAGTCCAAATTCATAATATGCCTGATTATTTGGTTTTTTCTGCTCTTTATTTAAAACTTAAAGGGGTCTACATTATACTGGATATTCACGACCTTACAATCGAACTATTTAGAGAAAAATGGGGTGAAATTAAATTTAAATTACTAAAACCTCTTTTACTAATTGGAGAAAGATTAAGTGTCCTTTTTGCCGATGAATTGATAACAGTTTCGAATGAATGTAAACAAGTCTTAGAAAAAAGAAACCCTGGTAAAAATATTAGCGTAATAATGAATACCCCTGATTTAAATTATTTCCCATTTAATAATAAAAATTATTCCGAACCTAATGATAAAATTAATTTAATTTACCATGGGACAATCGCCGAAAGATATGGGATTCATAATTTGATCTATACAATAAATGAATTAGTAAAAATTAATAAGAATGTTTACTTAACGATTATTGGAAATATACATACCGAATATGGCTCTAAGTTAAAGACATTAGTTGAAAAACTCGGCTTAAATCATAATATTATTTTTGAAAACTCTATTCCCTATCGATATGTATCCGAAAGATTAAAACTCGCTGATTTTGGATTAGTTTTACCAGAAGTGTCTGATTATACGCATTATGGAATACCAACCAAAGTGTTTGAATATGCAGCTATTGGACTTCCGCAGATAGTTTCAAAGCTATCATCCATACAATCTGTATTTCGAAATGAAAGTATCTGCTTAGTTAATCCTCACGATTATGATTTTATATCCAAAAAAATTATTGAGATTTACTTAAACACTGAGTTTAGAAAAAGGATGGCACAATGTGCATTTGAAGATTTACAAAAAGTTTCTTTTGAAATAATGCAACAAAAATATTTAAATATTTATGAATCTATTTTCGACAAAAATTCAATGAGAAAGAAATTTGTGGAGCAAGGAGAAACATATGTTCAATAG
- a CDS encoding PIG-L deacetylase family protein — MFNRILILAPHTDDGELGCGGTIAKFVDEGKEVHCVAFSIAEDSVPAGFPKDALLTEFSNAMKTLGLKEQNIRTFRYRVRHFTSFRQDILEDIVKLRNEINPDLVFVPSPNDIHQDHQVITAEGLRAFKKISILGYELPWNNIIFETRSFVKLNKTHIAKKIAALQCYKTQQHRSYLNEQFIWGLAKTRGTQFESDYAESFEILRILI; from the coding sequence ATGTTCAATAGGATTTTAATTCTTGCACCCCATACTGATGATGGCGAGTTGGGGTGTGGTGGTACAATAGCAAAATTTGTTGATGAAGGTAAAGAAGTACATTGTGTTGCATTTTCAATTGCTGAAGATTCCGTCCCTGCTGGGTTCCCAAAAGATGCTTTGCTAACTGAGTTTTCTAACGCTATGAAAACGCTTGGGCTTAAAGAACAAAATATTCGAACCTTCCGTTATCGAGTTAGACATTTCACATCATTCAGACAGGACATTTTGGAGGATATTGTTAAACTCAGAAATGAAATAAATCCTGACCTGGTATTTGTTCCAAGTCCTAATGATATTCATCAGGATCATCAGGTGATAACTGCAGAAGGTTTAAGGGCATTCAAAAAAATTTCTATTCTTGGCTATGAATTACCTTGGAATAATATCATTTTTGAAACACGGAGTTTTGTAAAGCTTAATAAGACACACATCGCAAAAAAAATAGCTGCATTACAATGTTACAAAACCCAACAGCACCGAAGTTACTTAAACGAACAATTTATTTGGGGGTTAGCTAAAACTCGCGGTACTCAATTCGAAAGTGATTATGCTGAATCATTTGAAATTTTAAGGATTCTTATCTAA
- a CDS encoding GNAT family N-acetyltransferase: MEKIFIKQLTKEILEKNINRFIDILSDIPDEYWKSEHFLLELPSKWSFSLYATNNLEQIIGYIIASYKDFYNSIHINKFMIDKRFRGQNIGTLMLEHFENKCKTEKKNLITLKVKKSNYSAICFYLKHNFKIHSEHSDYLLMKKDLG, from the coding sequence ATGGAAAAAATTTTCATTAAACAATTGACTAAAGAAATATTAGAAAAAAATATTAACCGGTTTATTGATATTCTTAGCGATATTCCGGATGAATATTGGAAATCAGAGCACTTTTTGTTAGAGTTACCATCTAAATGGAGTTTTAGTTTATATGCAACGAATAATCTCGAGCAAATAATAGGTTATATTATTGCATCTTACAAGGATTTTTATAATTCAATTCATATAAACAAATTTATGATTGATAAAAGATTCAGAGGACAAAATATAGGAACATTAATGTTAGAACATTTTGAAAATAAATGTAAAACAGAGAAAAAAAATCTAATTACATTAAAGGTAAAAAAAAGTAATTATTCAGCAATATGTTTTTATTTGAAGCACAACTTCAAAATTCATTCAGAACACTCAGATTATTTATTGATGAAAAAAGATTTAGGTTAA
- a CDS encoding WbqC family protein, whose translation MIVAIHQPNYLPWLGFFHKMANSDVFVLLDNVKHSKSSFTHRNKIKVNNKEFLLSVPLKNKESLINELILADPVNNLQKHWRLIQNGYSKSYYWNTYFEELKLIYNGNWDRLMDLNIALINFIKNQLGIKTKIVLASELKDISGEGSDRNLSICKTLGADVYLSGNGAKSYNDDQSFYDAGIEIRYNNFNHPMYPQIGDSFIPNLAAIDLLYNCGPSSRSILLNG comes from the coding sequence ATGATTGTCGCTATTCATCAACCGAATTATCTTCCTTGGTTAGGATTTTTTCATAAAATGGCTAATAGTGATGTTTTTGTTCTTTTAGATAACGTAAAGCACTCTAAGAGTTCATTTACACATAGAAACAAAATTAAAGTAAATAACAAAGAATTCTTACTCTCTGTACCGCTCAAAAACAAAGAGAGTTTAATAAATGAATTAATTTTGGCTGACCCTGTGAATAATTTACAAAAGCACTGGCGACTAATTCAGAATGGTTATAGTAAGTCTTACTACTGGAACACCTATTTTGAGGAATTAAAATTAATTTATAATGGGAATTGGGATAGACTTATGGACTTAAATATTGCCTTAATAAATTTTATTAAAAACCAATTAGGAATAAAAACCAAAATAGTTTTAGCATCGGAATTAAAAGATATATCAGGAGAAGGTAGTGATAGAAATTTATCTATTTGTAAAACCCTGGGAGCGGATGTTTATCTCTCTGGAAACGGTGCCAAATCATATAATGATGATCAATCATTTTATGATGCGGGAATAGAAATCAGATATAACAACTTTAATCATCCTATGTATCCACAAATTGGGGATTCATTTATACCCAACTTAGCAGCAATAGACCTTTTGTATAATTGCGGCCCTAGTAGCAGAAGTATATTGCTTAATGGTTAA
- a CDS encoding glycosyltransferase translates to MIGKKVYISWTDFNWHAYLQAKTFNSEIKFISSFKKIKTDRNKLLKFLVYIKKSYKSLYIIFKVKPLLLFTEDPPPISSIIAIIFRPLLKYKFVIDAHNGAFENPMISIPGHKLAMKKADAILVHNNPLKYLVENDKRFKDCKFFTLNDPIPEIPYYKSDDNKNYLLAVTTFHGDEPIEIVLEGIMEFLKQNPNTEIEFRVTGNYNKKIRLFEQFKHPKIIFLGFVDQKVYHQQLVNSLGVISYSVRERVQQFALMEALGAGVPFISNKNLTNLELFDNKMVLTEITPDAIAEGIQKFLLSREALLSNINSLKYNLSAKRAEDLAKIKKHLGILD, encoded by the coding sequence ATGATTGGGAAAAAAGTTTACATAAGCTGGACAGATTTTAATTGGCATGCTTATTTACAGGCAAAAACGTTTAATTCTGAAATTAAATTTATTAGTTCATTTAAAAAAATAAAGACTGATAGAAATAAATTATTAAAATTCTTAGTATATATTAAAAAGTCGTATAAAAGCCTCTATATTATCTTCAAAGTCAAACCTTTACTTTTGTTTACAGAAGACCCTCCTCCAATTTCTAGTATCATCGCAATAATTTTCAGACCATTATTAAAGTATAAATTTGTTATAGATGCTCATAATGGTGCATTTGAAAATCCTATGATTAGCATACCTGGTCATAAACTAGCTATGAAAAAAGCCGATGCAATATTAGTTCACAATAATCCTTTAAAGTATTTAGTGGAAAATGACAAGCGATTCAAAGATTGTAAATTTTTTACACTTAACGACCCAATACCCGAAATTCCTTATTATAAATCTGATGATAATAAAAACTATTTATTGGCTGTTACAACATTTCATGGTGATGAACCGATTGAAATTGTGCTGGAAGGTATAATGGAATTTCTTAAGCAAAACCCTAATACTGAAATTGAATTCCGTGTTACTGGAAATTACAATAAAAAAATCCGCCTGTTTGAACAATTTAAACATCCTAAAATAATTTTTCTCGGTTTTGTTGATCAGAAAGTTTATCATCAGCAGCTTGTAAATTCACTTGGTGTTATATCCTATTCAGTGAGGGAAAGAGTTCAGCAATTCGCACTTATGGAAGCTTTAGGTGCTGGTGTTCCATTTATTTCTAATAAAAATCTTACTAATCTGGAGTTATTTGATAATAAAATGGTTCTTACAGAAATTACTCCTGATGCAATAGCCGAAGGAATTCAAAAATTTTTGCTTTCCAGAGAAGCACTGTTAAGTAATATAAATTCACTCAAGTACAATTTGTCTGCAAAAAGAGCTGAAGACCTTGCTAAAATAAAAAAACATCTCGGTATTTTAGATTAG
- a CDS encoding glycosyltransferase family 2 protein — translation MASNYPLVSICIPAFNAGRWISHTIESAINQTWQNKEIIIVDDGSTDNTWNIIQSFVDKYPNIIKSFVQQNRGACAARNFALEKSNGQYIQWLDADDILHPQKIENQMKYAIELVNPNVLFCGSYGIFRKNPDKSIIIQDELSRDLKPIEWMITFLGKVLMTQPGIWLIHRQLAEKAGPWDESLIRNQDGEYIFRLVSKSGFVKFTPDSKLYYRKAASNSISSNYSAEAINSLFNSINKCIKIISETEKSPRTDRAIRYVLNIFISKYFYTQSESVEKAINLLKYYGGDFKGPQESALFSIIKIFIGTKNALKLKSLWGTFKYRTQLK, via the coding sequence ATGGCATCAAACTATCCACTTGTTTCAATTTGCATCCCGGCTTTTAACGCCGGAAGATGGATTAGTCATACAATTGAATCTGCTATTAATCAGACCTGGCAGAACAAAGAAATCATTATTGTGGATGATGGATCAACTGACAATACCTGGAATATAATTCAGAGCTTTGTTGATAAATACCCTAATATTATTAAATCATTCGTTCAGCAGAACAGAGGGGCTTGTGCTGCCCGAAATTTCGCACTAGAAAAATCTAATGGACAATATATTCAATGGTTGGATGCAGATGATATTCTTCATCCTCAAAAGATTGAAAATCAGATGAAGTATGCAATTGAGTTGGTTAATCCGAATGTTCTGTTTTGTGGGTCTTATGGGATATTCAGAAAAAACCCTGATAAATCTATCATTATTCAGGACGAACTTTCAAGAGATTTAAAACCCATAGAGTGGATGATAACCTTTCTTGGTAAAGTACTAATGACTCAACCGGGAATCTGGCTTATTCACAGGCAGTTAGCTGAAAAAGCCGGCCCCTGGGATGAATCATTGATCAGAAATCAGGACGGTGAATATATATTTCGTCTCGTTTCAAAATCTGGTTTTGTTAAATTTACCCCTGACTCTAAATTGTATTATAGAAAAGCTGCTAGTAATAGTATTAGTTCAAATTATTCAGCAGAAGCTATAAACTCCTTATTTAATTCAATCAATAAGTGTATAAAAATTATTTCAGAAACTGAGAAAAGCCCCCGAACAGACAGAGCCATTAGATATGTGTTAAATATTTTTATATCTAAATATTTTTATACACAATCAGAATCTGTTGAAAAAGCAATAAATTTACTGAAATATTATGGAGGGGATTTTAAAGGACCACAAGAATCGGCATTATTTAGTATAATAAAAATATTTATTGGTACTAAAAACGCATTAAAGTTAAAATCACTGTGGGGTACTTTTAAATATAGGACACAACTAAAATGA
- a CDS encoding glycosyltransferase, with protein sequence MTISDFSKNKVITLISVCIATFKRQLLLEQLLESLSKLLIPENTEIEIIIVDNDKDRSAENVVQKFKTLTNFQVSYFVQPIKNISITRNKALENAKGNLIAFIDDDETADEKWLYNLYNCLKNYNSDGVFGLVVPRFEEGINDKFKKREYFFSNMGVTGTEAKYMFAGSVLFKSELVKKNKIFFDPEYGITGGEDSDFFNRLKQHGARFINCREAISYEFISKERTTRKFFYNRFIRGGQTYARNFIKHKGEFFIGILIPKAFAKILIGTALLLPGFFHTKFGIKSLSLLGSGIGEIRGSLGFYKNIH encoded by the coding sequence ATGACTATATCGGATTTTTCAAAAAATAAAGTAATTACACTTATCTCTGTCTGTATTGCAACCTTCAAAAGACAACTTTTACTTGAGCAGTTACTGGAAAGTTTATCTAAACTTTTAATACCAGAAAATACTGAAATTGAAATTATTATTGTTGATAATGATAAAGATCGCTCGGCTGAAAATGTAGTTCAGAAATTTAAAACTCTTACAAATTTTCAAGTTAGTTATTTTGTTCAACCCATAAAAAATATTAGTATAACAAGAAATAAAGCACTTGAAAATGCAAAGGGCAATTTGATTGCTTTTATTGATGACGACGAAACCGCCGATGAAAAATGGCTCTATAACCTTTATAATTGCCTTAAAAATTATAATTCAGATGGTGTTTTTGGATTGGTGGTTCCGAGATTTGAAGAAGGTATAAACGACAAATTTAAGAAAAGAGAATACTTTTTCAGTAATATGGGTGTTACCGGAACAGAAGCAAAATATATGTTTGCTGGAAGTGTTCTATTTAAATCAGAATTAGTTAAAAAGAACAAAATCTTTTTTGATCCGGAATATGGTATTACAGGAGGCGAAGACTCAGATTTCTTTAACCGGTTAAAGCAGCATGGGGCAAGATTTATCAATTGCCGGGAAGCAATTTCTTATGAATTCATTAGCAAAGAAAGAACTACGAGAAAATTTTTTTATAACAGATTTATAAGAGGCGGACAAACTTATGCAAGAAATTTCATTAAACATAAAGGTGAATTTTTCATTGGCATTCTGATACCAAAAGCATTCGCGAAGATTCTTATAGGAACAGCATTACTTCTCCCAGGGTTTTTTCATACAAAATTCGGAATTAAATCTTTAAGTTTATTAGGCAGTGGTATAGGGGAAATCAGAGGTTCTTTGGGATTTTACAAGAATATTCATTGA
- a CDS encoding class I SAM-dependent methyltransferase, translating into MDLKQLIRNFIIFWGPALEILLFPFTIISSLWMRYIRECGTERMPVSKFLFNTIGVFPIKDHYYEPHFNSKKIIGSLHNRALPGIDLNTDEQIKLLSDFNYSDELSLFPFEKRSDNEFYFNNPRFTVGDAEILYSLIRYFKPKRVIEIGSGMSTLIASAAIEKNSYENSKYLCEHICIEPYPRRWLRNKKNINLIEKNLETVDKSIFENLEENDILFIDSTHMIKPQGDVLTEYLEILPVIAKNVIIHIHDIFTPKNYPDDWILKSVSFWNEQYMVEAILSHSDRFKIILALNHLYHINKELLESRCPALKNNFTKEPRSLWLRKIK; encoded by the coding sequence ATGGATTTAAAGCAACTTATCAGAAACTTCATAATATTTTGGGGACCTGCACTTGAAATTCTTTTGTTTCCGTTTACCATAATTAGTTCTTTATGGATGAGGTACATAAGAGAATGTGGAACTGAAAGAATGCCTGTTAGTAAATTTTTATTCAATACTATAGGGGTTTTCCCAATAAAAGATCATTACTATGAGCCACACTTCAATTCAAAAAAAATTATTGGTTCATTGCATAACAGGGCTTTGCCGGGAATCGACTTAAATACCGATGAGCAGATTAAACTGCTATCTGATTTTAATTACTCTGACGAACTCAGCTTATTCCCTTTTGAGAAAAGATCTGACAACGAATTTTATTTTAATAATCCAAGGTTTACTGTAGGAGATGCAGAGATTCTTTATAGTCTCATCAGATACTTTAAACCAAAACGGGTTATAGAAATCGGTAGTGGCATGTCAACTCTGATAGCATCAGCAGCAATTGAGAAAAATAGTTATGAAAATTCAAAATATTTGTGTGAACATATCTGTATAGAACCCTACCCCAGGAGATGGTTACGAAATAAAAAAAATATTAACCTAATAGAAAAAAATCTGGAAACAGTAGATAAAAGCATTTTCGAAAATCTGGAAGAGAATGACATATTGTTTATTGATTCAACTCATATGATAAAACCTCAGGGGGATGTGCTTACTGAGTATCTTGAGATTTTACCTGTCATTGCTAAAAATGTAATTATTCACATACACGACATTTTTACTCCTAAAAATTATCCCGATGATTGGATACTTAAATCCGTTTCATTCTGGAATGAACAATATATGGTTGAGGCGATTCTATCTCATTCCGACAGATTTAAAATAATTCTGGCTTTGAATCATCTCTATCACATAAATAAAGAATTACTGGAAAGCCGGTGCCCTGCACTGAAAAACAACTTTACTAAAGAACCCCGGTCACTCTGGTTGAGAAAAATAAAGTAG
- a CDS encoding O-antigen ligase family protein, whose translation MSVRNILYNLLEYKTIALFNFAVLVFVSFFGTSPPFRYERSEFGSTNPVNQIVYTSLFLSSLIIVIMKREAVFEFVRKERYLTIFILYCVLSAIWADYPAISFRRSFQLFTVFQVVLTSLILIKFEKQLNVIKVIITLYTIISAISIAVVPEAIDPVFNSPRGLTLQKNSFGQIFVLIFLLYLILNQFSKDSLNKVITMGGLIVSAMFIITSLSTTALVTLLYILALLLIFKVDIFFKDIRIGRAFSGILLFFLIVFAILFSFNSDFLEIVVSQYFGKDLTFTGRTEKWEGMLYHISNHFWFGCGYDSFWDVPGNLNAFFEIGNTAHNGFIEIFNELGFVGFSSMAAVFVAHFYRAVKSNTVFNIVALIAILLLNFTESALFRGRGGLSFVLIWILLFNSLEYFIYKNKFIIKQ comes from the coding sequence ATGTCTGTCAGAAATATTTTATATAACTTACTTGAATACAAAACTATTGCTTTATTCAATTTCGCAGTTTTAGTTTTCGTATCCTTTTTTGGAACATCACCCCCTTTTCGGTATGAACGCTCAGAATTCGGTTCCACTAACCCTGTTAATCAGATAGTTTACACCTCACTTTTTTTGTCTTCTCTCATTATTGTAATAATGAAAAGAGAAGCTGTATTCGAATTTGTCAGGAAAGAGAGGTATCTTACAATTTTCATTTTATATTGTGTTTTAAGTGCAATATGGGCAGACTATCCGGCGATTTCTTTCCGTAGATCGTTCCAGCTTTTCACAGTTTTTCAGGTAGTACTTACATCACTTATCCTTATTAAATTCGAAAAACAATTGAATGTAATAAAAGTAATAATTACTCTTTACACAATAATATCGGCAATTTCAATTGCTGTTGTGCCTGAAGCTATTGACCCTGTTTTTAATTCTCCCAGGGGTTTAACTCTTCAGAAAAATTCCTTCGGACAAATTTTTGTCCTGATTTTTTTACTCTACCTCATACTTAATCAGTTCAGTAAAGACTCCCTGAATAAAGTTATTACTATGGGTGGACTTATAGTTTCGGCTATGTTTATTATTACTTCTTTAAGCACAACTGCATTGGTTACTTTGCTTTACATTTTAGCTTTACTCTTAATTTTCAAAGTTGATATATTTTTTAAAGATATTCGGATAGGAAGGGCATTTTCCGGGATTCTTCTTTTTTTTCTTATTGTTTTTGCAATATTGTTTTCTTTCAATTCGGATTTTCTGGAGATTGTGGTATCTCAATACTTCGGCAAAGATCTCACATTTACCGGCAGAACAGAAAAATGGGAAGGTATGCTTTATCATATCTCAAACCATTTCTGGTTTGGATGTGGTTATGATTCATTCTGGGATGTGCCTGGTAACCTTAATGCTTTTTTTGAAATAGGAAACACAGCACATAACGGGTTCATTGAAATATTTAATGAACTGGGTTTTGTGGGTTTTAGTTCGATGGCCGCTGTTTTTGTTGCACACTTTTACAGGGCGGTCAAATCTAATACAGTGTTCAACATTGTTGCACTGATTGCAATTTTATTATTAAACTTTACTGAAAGTGCTTTGTTCAGAGGCAGAGGCGGTTTATCTTTTGTGTTGATTTGGATTTTATTATTCAACTCCCTTGAATATTTCATATATAAAAATAAATTTATAATTAAACAATAA
- a CDS encoding glycosyltransferase family 39 protein, with the protein MENQKKYLIIIFILALSLRILFFLFQRSWDSSVSEDKIIPMGTDQRGYNQLALNFIEHGKLSFKPDLPPVVLRTPFYPLFISTIYYTFGEKPWFVLLFQNVIDSLTAILIFFTITILFNNKTGFPAALLYAIEPHMILNSNTLYSDTLFVFLLSLFFYFFIKSIITAEKNDLTFGISATFLGLSVLVKPAGTYMFILVILILFYLYRKNLRVAIKKIILLYSYLFDDTKPLVNKKLYSLWRIFSFKFRGI; encoded by the coding sequence ATGGAAAATCAAAAAAAATATTTAATCATCATTTTCATTCTTGCATTATCATTAAGAATTTTATTTTTTCTATTTCAAAGATCCTGGGATAGTTCTGTAAGTGAGGATAAAATTATTCCGATGGGAACCGATCAGCGGGGCTATAATCAACTCGCATTAAACTTTATTGAACATGGTAAGTTATCCTTTAAGCCAGATTTACCACCTGTGGTTTTAAGAACCCCTTTTTATCCTTTGTTTATCAGTACAATATATTACACCTTTGGTGAAAAACCTTGGTTTGTTTTACTTTTTCAAAATGTAATTGATTCATTAACTGCAATTTTAATATTCTTCACAATAACTATTCTTTTTAATAATAAGACTGGATTCCCTGCTGCTTTGCTTTATGCTATCGAACCTCATATGATTTTAAATTCTAATACACTTTACAGCGATACATTATTTGTATTTTTGCTTTCCTTATTTTTCTACTTTTTTATTAAATCAATTATTACCGCTGAAAAAAATGATCTGACTTTTGGTATATCAGCAACTTTTCTCGGCCTATCAGTTTTAGTTAAACCGGCAGGCACTTATATGTTCATTCTGGTTATATTGATATTGTTCTATTTGTATAGGAAAAATCTCCGGGTTGCTATAAAAAAAATCATTCTTCTTTACTCTTATTTATTTGATGACACTAAGCCCCTGGTTAATAAGAAACTATATTCACTATGGCGAATTTTTTCTTTCAAATTCAGGGGAATATAA